Proteins found in one Lysinibacillus fusiformis genomic segment:
- a CDS encoding LysR family transcriptional regulator, protein MNLHALRIFTNVAKLGGITAAANSMLLSQPAVTIQIRKLENEIGAKLIEGKGRGIQLTPEGKFLYEQGMRLFYLEAQIDEKLGKFLAKEDKIHIASSYIPINYILPPIIAKYKLAHPQIEFFVSLGNVQSVEEQVLNYEVDFGFVVQSKIGHKDLQFEKVLDIPFWFIVHPLHPLANQTVSIYELSNEDFIYRERGSSTLDLLESIFYTFNAPLPNLGLQMQGLHESIKVVEAGYGMTLAPSYSVAESITNGKLAQVYVEQAAIQQSLFICSRKSDLIEQPFMQFLKTHLNALN, encoded by the coding sequence ATGAATTTACATGCATTGAGGATCTTTACGAATGTAGCCAAGCTTGGTGGCATTACTGCAGCAGCGAATAGTATGCTACTTAGTCAACCTGCTGTCACCATTCAAATTCGAAAATTAGAGAATGAAATAGGGGCTAAATTGATTGAAGGCAAAGGACGTGGCATTCAATTAACGCCAGAGGGGAAGTTTTTATACGAGCAAGGCATGCGTTTATTTTATTTAGAAGCACAAATCGATGAGAAGCTCGGTAAATTTTTAGCAAAGGAAGATAAAATACATATTGCGTCCTCTTACATCCCTATTAATTATATACTTCCGCCTATCATAGCTAAGTACAAGCTTGCTCATCCTCAAATTGAATTTTTTGTATCGTTAGGCAATGTTCAATCTGTGGAAGAACAAGTTCTAAATTATGAAGTAGATTTTGGTTTCGTCGTTCAAAGTAAAATAGGCCATAAAGATTTACAGTTTGAAAAGGTATTGGATATCCCGTTTTGGTTTATAGTCCATCCTTTACATCCTCTCGCAAATCAAACGGTCTCCATTTATGAATTATCGAACGAAGACTTTATTTATCGGGAACGTGGTAGCTCGACACTCGATTTATTGGAGTCCATTTTTTACACGTTTAATGCGCCTTTACCTAATCTAGGACTTCAAATGCAGGGCTTACATGAATCCATCAAAGTAGTGGAAGCGGGGTATGGCATGACTTTAGCTCCGTCCTATAGTGTGGCCGAAAGTATAACAAACGGGAAACTTGCTCAAGTGTATGTTGAGCAGGCGGCTATTCAGCAAAGTTTATTTATTTGCTCACGAAAATCCGATCTAATCGAGCAACCATTTATGCAATTCTTAAAAACGCATTTAAATGCATTAAACTAA